The DNA sequence GACATCATGCAGTCCATCGGTGCTGAAGTCTCATCAAGCCGGGAAATCCTGCAAAAGCTTTTGGAAACAACCCAAAAGAGCAAAGATAGTGCCGATGAAGTTCAGGAAGATGTACAATCCATACTCAATGTGTTTCAGGAATATGATTCCCTTCGGGAAAGCTTGAATCGTATGATCGACCAATCAGCGGTTTCGAATACCGAGATTGAGGAAATCCTTCTATCCTTTCAGGCCGACCTCGCCGGTGTAAACCGTAAATTCCGTTGATGTTTGTAGAGGTCTCCAACTCTTCCCTGTGTGTATGCAAAGGAAAGAAGCCCTTTGTAGCCTGTCATTGGACTTCCAAACTCTTGCCGTCTTCAGGTTTCAGATTTTTCACACTACACAGGATATGGTTGCGGATGATGGTTTTGATCTCCATCGGTAGTGCAACATCATTGCTGTCCTTGTTTAGGGCTCTTCTAATAAACATCAGGTGCTCGGCGTAGCTAATAATGCTGCCGTTGATTGTTCGGCTTATTGTAATGGCCCACCTATGATTTTTGCTTCCTGTATACACCATGATAAGAAGTGCAAGGATATTTTCGCATTTTTGATATACAACGTTGGTAATAGGATAATAATCATCCGGATGATAAACTTGTTCCCAATACAGAAGGGTCAAGAATTCTTTATGCGGCATATCTAATGCAATATACAACTGATGATCAATCAATTTGCAGATCAATTCCCATGCACGTTGCCGAGAAATTTCTTGATATCCATATGCTGTTTCGATTTTCGAGTAAATGGGATTGTAATCAGAAGATATATATTGCGCAGCATAATCGAAAGCGAAGAAGAAATGCCTGCAAGTCGGGAAGAGATTGGCCGGGCGAGGGAAGAGGGCATTATCATTATGCCGTCCTGGGGGCTCTGCAACGTCATTGAGGAAAACGGCGTAGTGAAGGGTATGGAATTAAAGAAATGTATTTCTGTCAGAGATGAAAGCGAGGCCTTTAATCCCCAGTATGATGAAAATGAAAAAATAATCGTACATGCGGAAAATATCCTCATGGCTGTCGGGCAAAAAGTTGATTTATCCTTTCTTAACGAAAAATACCAGATCCAGTTAAACAAACGCGGCCTGATCGATATTTCGGAAGAAACCCAGATGACATCGCGCGAAGGTGTGTTCGCAGGCGGTGATGTTACAACCGGTCCTGCTACGGAGATAAAAGCTATAGCTACCGGTCATGCTGCGGCAAACG is a window from the Sediminispirochaeta bajacaliforniensis DSM 16054 genome containing:
- a CDS encoding FAD-dependent oxidoreductase — encoded protein: MINQFADQFPCTLPRNFLISICCFDFRVNGIVIRRYILRSIIESEEEMPASREEIGRAREEGIIIMPSWGLCNVIEENGVVKGMELKKCISVRDESEAFNPQYDENEKIIVHAENILMAVGQKVDLSFLNEKYQIQLNKRGLIDISEETQMTSREGVFAGGDVTTGPATEIKAIATGHAAANGMNSFLGVDTTHECRSMQSDDTDFLTFDSEGIKEKKASTLKEIPAGERSLDKEDSFSLSEVGQ